The following proteins are encoded in a genomic region of Gossypium hirsutum isolate 1008001.06 chromosome D05, Gossypium_hirsutum_v2.1, whole genome shotgun sequence:
- the LOC107905084 gene encoding isoamylase 3, chloroplastic isoform X4, producing MLHSSFISKSNGTKFPSFASANATLSSFRASSHFQMGLKWSRIALSSSSGQRLSSKARSRVKHRTANVYGRQARERVLEEEAPEMAEATPSFKIFPGQAFPLGASEVDNGINFAIFSQHATAVTLCLSLPQRGELDMLAGGMIEFSLDPNLNKTGDIWHICIEDLPRSNVLYGYRIDGPKDSDKGHRFDSNNVLIDPYAKLVEGRRNFGDAKHKLSKFLGTYDFDSLPFDWGEDYKLPNIPERELVVYEMNVRAFTADESSCLDQDIRGTYAGLIEKIPHLLELGINAVELLPVFEFDEFEFQRRPNPRDHMINTWGYSTINFFAPMSRYGSGGGGAVSASREFKEMVKALHGAGIEVILDVVYNHTNEADDKHPYTTSFRGIDNKVYYMVDLNNKGQLLNFSGCGNTFNCNHPVVMELILDSLRHWVVEYHIDGFRFDLASVLCRGTDGSPLGAPPLIRAIAKDATLSRCKIIAEPWDCGGLYLVGSFPNWDRWAEWNGKYRDDLRRFIKGDPGMKGAFATRVSGSADLYRKNKRKPYHSVNFVIAHDGFTLRDLVSYNSKHNEANGEGGNDGSNDNFSWNCGFEGETDNVDIIALRFRQMKNFHLALMGVPMMLMGDEYGHTRYGNNNSYGHDTALNNFQWQQLNARKSDHFRFFSEVIHYRQKHRVFSHENFLDRSDVTWHEDNWDNPDSKFLAFTLHDKGGGEIYLAFNAHDFFVKVSIPPAPPKRRWFRVVDTNLASPDDFVGEGVPGIGSTYNVAPYSSILLEAK from the exons ATGCTACACTCATCTTTTATATCCAAATCAAATGGTACCAAGTTTCCTTCCTTCGCTTCCGCAAATGCAACCCTTTCTTCCTTCCGAGCTTCTTCTCATTTTCAAATGGG ATTGAAGTGGAGTAGAATTGCACTCAGTAGCAGCAGCGGGCAACGACTTTCAAGTAAG GCAAGGAGCCGTGTCAAGCATAGGACAGCAAACGTCTACGGGCGTCAGGCAAGAGAACGTGTACTTGAG GAAGAGGCCCCTGAAATGGCAGAAGCCACACCatcctttaaaatttttccaggtcAGGCATTTCCATTAGGTGCATCAGAAGTTGATAATGGGATCAATTTTGCCATTTTTTCACAGCATGCGACTGCAGTTACACTTTGCCTATCACTTCCCCAGAG GGGAGAACTTGACATGCTGGCTGGTGGAATGATCGAATTTTCTTTGGACCCTAATCTCAACAAAACTGGAGATATTTGGCACATATGCATTGAG GATTTGCCTCGGAGCAATGTCCTCTATGGTTATCGCATTGATGGTCCCAAAGATTCGGACAAGGGGCATCGGTTTGACAGCAACAATGTTCTTATAGATCCTTATGCAAAGCTAGTAGAAGGTCGTCGAAATTTTGGAGATGCAAAgcataaattatcaaaatttcttGGAACATATGATTTTGATAGCTTGCCTTTTGACTGGGGAGAAGACTACAAGCTCCCAAATATCCCCGAG AGAGAACTTGTCGTATATGAAATGAATGTTCGTGCATTTACAGCTGACGAATCTAGTTGCTTGGATCAAGATATACGGGGCACTTATGCTGGTCTGATAGAGAAG ATCCCACACCTTCTAGAACTTGGAATCAATGCAGTGGAGTTGCTTCCTGTCTTTGAGTTTGACGAGTTTGAGTTTCAAAGGCGCCCCAATCCCAGAGATCACATG atcAATACATGGGGTTACTCGACGATAAATTTCTTTGCTCCTATGAGTCGTTATGGTAGTGGTGGTGGAGGAGCTGTTAGTGCTTCTCGGGAGTTCAAAGAAATGGTTAAAGCCTTGCATGGGGCTGGAATTGAG GTGATTTTGGATGTTGTTTATAATCACACTAATGAAGCTGATGATAAGCATCCTTATACCACTTCATTTCGTGGCATAGATAACAAg GTTTATTACATGGTGGACTTAAACAACAAAGGTCAACTGCTAAACTTCTCTGGCTGTG GGAATACATTCAACTGCAATCATCCTGTTGTCATGGAGCTCATACTTGACAGCTTAAGACACTG GGTTGTTGAATATCACATAGATGGATTTCGGTTTGACCTTGCCAGTGTTCTTTGTCGAGGCACAGATGGTTCTCCTCTTGGTGCTCCTCCACTTATCAGG GCTATTGCGAAAGATGCTACCTTATCAAGGTGCAAAATTATTGCTGAACCTTGGGATTGTGGAGGGCTCTATCTTGTTGGCAGTTTTCCTAACTGGGACAG GTGGGCTGAGTGGAATGGGAAGTACCGTGATGATCTAAGAAGATTTATAAAG GGCGATCCTGGTATGAAAGGAGCATTTGCAACTCGTGTCTCTGGATCTGCTGACCTGTACCGG AAAAATAAACGCAAGCCGTACCATAGTGTTAATTTTGTCATTGCACATGATGGCTTCACCCTCCGTGATCTTGTTTCATACAATTCTAAG CACAATGAAGCCAATGGAGAAGGTGGAAATGATGGAAGCAATGACAACTTTAGTTGGAATTGCGGGTTTGAAG GAGAAACTGACAATGTTGATATTATTGCCCTGCGTTTCCGGCAAATGAAAAACTTCCATTTGGCATTGATG GGAGTTCCTATGATGCTAATGGGAGATGAATATGGGCATACACGATACGGGAATAACAACAGTTACGGGCATGATACTGCTCTTAATAATTTCCAGTGGCAACag TTGAATGCAAGGAAGAGTGACCACTTCAGGTTTTTCTCTGAGGTGATACACTATCGGCAAAAGCATCGAGTATTTTCCCATGAGAATTTTCTCGACAGA AGTGATGTGACTTGGCATGAGGATAACTGGGACAACCCAGACAGCAAATTCCTCGCATTTAC GCTTCATGACAAAGGTGGTGGAGAAATCTATCTGGCATTCAATGCTCATGACTTTTTCGTTAAAGTTTCTATACCCCCAGCGCCACCAAAGAGGCGTTGGTTCCGTGTG GTGGACACCAATCTTGCGTCGCCGGATGATTTTGTGGGTGAAGGAGTCCCTGGAATTGGCAGCACCTATAATGTGGCTCCATACTCTTCCATTCTTCTTGAAGCTAAATAA
- the LOC107905084 gene encoding isoamylase 3, chloroplastic isoform X3 — protein sequence MLHSSFISKSNGTKFPSFASANATLSSFRASSHFQMGLKWSRIALSSSSGQRLSSKARSRVKHRTANVYGRQARERVLEEEAPEMAEATPSFKIFPGQAFPLGASEVDNGINFAIFSQHATAVTLCLSLPQRGELDMLAGGMIEFSLDPNLNKTGDIWHICIEDLPRSNVLYGYRIDGPKDSDKGHRFDSNNVLIDPYAKLVEGRRNFGDAKHKLSKFLGTYDFDSLPFDWGEDYKLPNIPERELVVYEMNVRAFTADESSCLDQDIRGTYAGLIEKIPHLLELGINAVELLPVFEFDEFEFQRRPNPRDHMINTWGYSTINFFAPMSRYGSGGGGAVSASREFKEMVKALHGAGIEVILDVVYNHTNEADDKHPYTTSFRGIDNKVYYMVDLNNKGQLLNFSGCGNTFNCNHPVVMELILDSLRHWVVEYHIDGFRFDLASVLCRGTDGSPLGAPPLIRAIAKDATLSRCKIIAEPWDCGGLYLVGSFPNWDRWAEWNGKYRDDLRRFIKGDPGMKGAFATRVSGSADLYRKNKRKPYHSVNFVIAHDGFTLRDLVSYNSKHNEANGEGGNDGSNDNFSWNCGFEGETDNVDIIALRFRQMKNFHLALMVSRGVPMMLMGDEYGHTRYGNNNSYGHDTALNNFQWQQLNARKSDHFRFFSEVIHYRQKHRVFSHENFLDRSDVTWHEDNWDNPDSKFLAFTLHDKGGGEIYLAFNAHDFFVKVSIPPAPPKRRWFRVVDTNLASPDDFVGEGVPGIGSTYNVAPYSSILLEAK from the exons ATGCTACACTCATCTTTTATATCCAAATCAAATGGTACCAAGTTTCCTTCCTTCGCTTCCGCAAATGCAACCCTTTCTTCCTTCCGAGCTTCTTCTCATTTTCAAATGGG ATTGAAGTGGAGTAGAATTGCACTCAGTAGCAGCAGCGGGCAACGACTTTCAAGTAAG GCAAGGAGCCGTGTCAAGCATAGGACAGCAAACGTCTACGGGCGTCAGGCAAGAGAACGTGTACTTGAG GAAGAGGCCCCTGAAATGGCAGAAGCCACACCatcctttaaaatttttccaggtcAGGCATTTCCATTAGGTGCATCAGAAGTTGATAATGGGATCAATTTTGCCATTTTTTCACAGCATGCGACTGCAGTTACACTTTGCCTATCACTTCCCCAGAG GGGAGAACTTGACATGCTGGCTGGTGGAATGATCGAATTTTCTTTGGACCCTAATCTCAACAAAACTGGAGATATTTGGCACATATGCATTGAG GATTTGCCTCGGAGCAATGTCCTCTATGGTTATCGCATTGATGGTCCCAAAGATTCGGACAAGGGGCATCGGTTTGACAGCAACAATGTTCTTATAGATCCTTATGCAAAGCTAGTAGAAGGTCGTCGAAATTTTGGAGATGCAAAgcataaattatcaaaatttcttGGAACATATGATTTTGATAGCTTGCCTTTTGACTGGGGAGAAGACTACAAGCTCCCAAATATCCCCGAG AGAGAACTTGTCGTATATGAAATGAATGTTCGTGCATTTACAGCTGACGAATCTAGTTGCTTGGATCAAGATATACGGGGCACTTATGCTGGTCTGATAGAGAAG ATCCCACACCTTCTAGAACTTGGAATCAATGCAGTGGAGTTGCTTCCTGTCTTTGAGTTTGACGAGTTTGAGTTTCAAAGGCGCCCCAATCCCAGAGATCACATG atcAATACATGGGGTTACTCGACGATAAATTTCTTTGCTCCTATGAGTCGTTATGGTAGTGGTGGTGGAGGAGCTGTTAGTGCTTCTCGGGAGTTCAAAGAAATGGTTAAAGCCTTGCATGGGGCTGGAATTGAG GTGATTTTGGATGTTGTTTATAATCACACTAATGAAGCTGATGATAAGCATCCTTATACCACTTCATTTCGTGGCATAGATAACAAg GTTTATTACATGGTGGACTTAAACAACAAAGGTCAACTGCTAAACTTCTCTGGCTGTG GGAATACATTCAACTGCAATCATCCTGTTGTCATGGAGCTCATACTTGACAGCTTAAGACACTG GGTTGTTGAATATCACATAGATGGATTTCGGTTTGACCTTGCCAGTGTTCTTTGTCGAGGCACAGATGGTTCTCCTCTTGGTGCTCCTCCACTTATCAGG GCTATTGCGAAAGATGCTACCTTATCAAGGTGCAAAATTATTGCTGAACCTTGGGATTGTGGAGGGCTCTATCTTGTTGGCAGTTTTCCTAACTGGGACAG GTGGGCTGAGTGGAATGGGAAGTACCGTGATGATCTAAGAAGATTTATAAAG GGCGATCCTGGTATGAAAGGAGCATTTGCAACTCGTGTCTCTGGATCTGCTGACCTGTACCGG AAAAATAAACGCAAGCCGTACCATAGTGTTAATTTTGTCATTGCACATGATGGCTTCACCCTCCGTGATCTTGTTTCATACAATTCTAAG CACAATGAAGCCAATGGAGAAGGTGGAAATGATGGAAGCAATGACAACTTTAGTTGGAATTGCGGGTTTGAAG GAGAAACTGACAATGTTGATATTATTGCCCTGCGTTTCCGGCAAATGAAAAACTTCCATTTGGCATTGATGGTATCACGG GGAGTTCCTATGATGCTAATGGGAGATGAATATGGGCATACACGATACGGGAATAACAACAGTTACGGGCATGATACTGCTCTTAATAATTTCCAGTGGCAACag TTGAATGCAAGGAAGAGTGACCACTTCAGGTTTTTCTCTGAGGTGATACACTATCGGCAAAAGCATCGAGTATTTTCCCATGAGAATTTTCTCGACAGA AGTGATGTGACTTGGCATGAGGATAACTGGGACAACCCAGACAGCAAATTCCTCGCATTTAC GCTTCATGACAAAGGTGGTGGAGAAATCTATCTGGCATTCAATGCTCATGACTTTTTCGTTAAAGTTTCTATACCCCCAGCGCCACCAAAGAGGCGTTGGTTCCGTGTG GTGGACACCAATCTTGCGTCGCCGGATGATTTTGTGGGTGAAGGAGTCCCTGGAATTGGCAGCACCTATAATGTGGCTCCATACTCTTCCATTCTTCTTGAAGCTAAATAA
- the LOC107905084 gene encoding isoamylase 3, chloroplastic isoform X5 gives MAEATPSFKIFPGQAFPLGASEVDNGINFAIFSQHATAVTLCLSLPQRGELDMLAGGMIEFSLDPNLNKTGDIWHICIEDLPRSNVLYGYRIDGPKDSDKGHRFDSNNVLIDPYAKLVEGRRNFGDAKHKLSKFLGTYDFDSLPFDWGEDYKLPNIPERELVVYEMNVRAFTADESSCLDQDIRGTYAGLIEKIPHLLELGINAVELLPVFEFDEFEFQRRPNPRDHMINTWGYSTINFFAPMSRYGSGGGGAVSASREFKEMVKALHGAGIEVILDVVYNHTNEADDKHPYTTSFRGIDNKVYYMVDLNNKGQLLNFSGCGNTFNCNHPVVMELILDSLRHWVVEYHIDGFRFDLASVLCRGTDGSPLGAPPLIRAIAKDATLSRCKIIAEPWDCGGLYLVGSFPNWDRWAEWNGKYRDDLRRFIKGDPGMKGAFATRVSGSADLYRKNKRKPYHSVNFVIAHDGFTLRDLVSYNSKHNEANGEGGNDGSNDNFSWNCGFEGETDNVDIIALRFRQMKNFHLALMVSRGVPMMLMGDEYGHTRYGNNNSYGHDTALNNFQWQQVKIYHFLNNFDLYSTCLMVLFMLKQLNARKSDHFRFFSEVIHYRQKHRVFSHENFLDRSDVTWHEDNWDNPDSKFLAFTLHDKGGGEIYLAFNAHDFFVKVSIPPAPPKRRWFRVVDTNLASPDDFVGEGVPGIGSTYNVAPYSSILLEAK, from the exons ATGGCAGAAGCCACACCatcctttaaaatttttccaggtcAGGCATTTCCATTAGGTGCATCAGAAGTTGATAATGGGATCAATTTTGCCATTTTTTCACAGCATGCGACTGCAGTTACACTTTGCCTATCACTTCCCCAGAG GGGAGAACTTGACATGCTGGCTGGTGGAATGATCGAATTTTCTTTGGACCCTAATCTCAACAAAACTGGAGATATTTGGCACATATGCATTGAG GATTTGCCTCGGAGCAATGTCCTCTATGGTTATCGCATTGATGGTCCCAAAGATTCGGACAAGGGGCATCGGTTTGACAGCAACAATGTTCTTATAGATCCTTATGCAAAGCTAGTAGAAGGTCGTCGAAATTTTGGAGATGCAAAgcataaattatcaaaatttcttGGAACATATGATTTTGATAGCTTGCCTTTTGACTGGGGAGAAGACTACAAGCTCCCAAATATCCCCGAG AGAGAACTTGTCGTATATGAAATGAATGTTCGTGCATTTACAGCTGACGAATCTAGTTGCTTGGATCAAGATATACGGGGCACTTATGCTGGTCTGATAGAGAAG ATCCCACACCTTCTAGAACTTGGAATCAATGCAGTGGAGTTGCTTCCTGTCTTTGAGTTTGACGAGTTTGAGTTTCAAAGGCGCCCCAATCCCAGAGATCACATG atcAATACATGGGGTTACTCGACGATAAATTTCTTTGCTCCTATGAGTCGTTATGGTAGTGGTGGTGGAGGAGCTGTTAGTGCTTCTCGGGAGTTCAAAGAAATGGTTAAAGCCTTGCATGGGGCTGGAATTGAG GTGATTTTGGATGTTGTTTATAATCACACTAATGAAGCTGATGATAAGCATCCTTATACCACTTCATTTCGTGGCATAGATAACAAg GTTTATTACATGGTGGACTTAAACAACAAAGGTCAACTGCTAAACTTCTCTGGCTGTG GGAATACATTCAACTGCAATCATCCTGTTGTCATGGAGCTCATACTTGACAGCTTAAGACACTG GGTTGTTGAATATCACATAGATGGATTTCGGTTTGACCTTGCCAGTGTTCTTTGTCGAGGCACAGATGGTTCTCCTCTTGGTGCTCCTCCACTTATCAGG GCTATTGCGAAAGATGCTACCTTATCAAGGTGCAAAATTATTGCTGAACCTTGGGATTGTGGAGGGCTCTATCTTGTTGGCAGTTTTCCTAACTGGGACAG GTGGGCTGAGTGGAATGGGAAGTACCGTGATGATCTAAGAAGATTTATAAAG GGCGATCCTGGTATGAAAGGAGCATTTGCAACTCGTGTCTCTGGATCTGCTGACCTGTACCGG AAAAATAAACGCAAGCCGTACCATAGTGTTAATTTTGTCATTGCACATGATGGCTTCACCCTCCGTGATCTTGTTTCATACAATTCTAAG CACAATGAAGCCAATGGAGAAGGTGGAAATGATGGAAGCAATGACAACTTTAGTTGGAATTGCGGGTTTGAAG GAGAAACTGACAATGTTGATATTATTGCCCTGCGTTTCCGGCAAATGAAAAACTTCCATTTGGCATTGATGGTATCACGG GGAGTTCCTATGATGCTAATGGGAGATGAATATGGGCATACACGATACGGGAATAACAACAGTTACGGGCATGATACTGCTCTTAATAATTTCCAGTGGCAACaggttaaaatttatcattttttaaataactttGATCTATATAGTACTTGCTTGATGGTATTATTTATGTTGAAACAGTTGAATGCAAGGAAGAGTGACCACTTCAGGTTTTTCTCTGAGGTGATACACTATCGGCAAAAGCATCGAGTATTTTCCCATGAGAATTTTCTCGACAGA AGTGATGTGACTTGGCATGAGGATAACTGGGACAACCCAGACAGCAAATTCCTCGCATTTAC GCTTCATGACAAAGGTGGTGGAGAAATCTATCTGGCATTCAATGCTCATGACTTTTTCGTTAAAGTTTCTATACCCCCAGCGCCACCAAAGAGGCGTTGGTTCCGTGTG GTGGACACCAATCTTGCGTCGCCGGATGATTTTGTGGGTGAAGGAGTCCCTGGAATTGGCAGCACCTATAATGTGGCTCCATACTCTTCCATTCTTCTTGAAGCTAAATAA
- the LOC107905084 gene encoding isoamylase 3, chloroplastic isoform X1 → MLHSSFISKSNGTKFPSFASANATLSSFRASSHFQMGLKWSRIALSSSSGQRLSSKARSRVKHRTANVYGRQARERVLEEEAPEMAEATPSFKIFPGQAFPLGASEVDNGINFAIFSQHATAVTLCLSLPQRGELDMLAGGMIEFSLDPNLNKTGDIWHICIEDLPRSNVLYGYRIDGPKDSDKGHRFDSNNVLIDPYAKLVEGRRNFGDAKHKLSKFLGTYDFDSLPFDWGEDYKLPNIPERELVVYEMNVRAFTADESSCLDQDIRGTYAGLIEKIPHLLELGINAVELLPVFEFDEFEFQRRPNPRDHMINTWGYSTINFFAPMSRYGSGGGGAVSASREFKEMVKALHGAGIEVILDVVYNHTNEADDKHPYTTSFRGIDNKVYYMVDLNNKGQLLNFSGCGNTFNCNHPVVMELILDSLRHWVVEYHIDGFRFDLASVLCRGTDGSPLGAPPLIRAIAKDATLSRCKIIAEPWDCGGLYLVGSFPNWDRWAEWNGKYRDDLRRFIKGDPGMKGAFATRVSGSADLYRKNKRKPYHSVNFVIAHDGFTLRDLVSYNSKHNEANGEGGNDGSNDNFSWNCGFEGETDNVDIIALRFRQMKNFHLALMVSRGVPMMLMGDEYGHTRYGNNNSYGHDTALNNFQWQQVKIYHFLNNFDLYSTCLMVLFMLKQLNARKSDHFRFFSEVIHYRQKHRVFSHENFLDRSDVTWHEDNWDNPDSKFLAFTLHDKGGGEIYLAFNAHDFFVKVSIPPAPPKRRWFRVVDTNLASPDDFVGEGVPGIGSTYNVAPYSSILLEAK, encoded by the exons ATGCTACACTCATCTTTTATATCCAAATCAAATGGTACCAAGTTTCCTTCCTTCGCTTCCGCAAATGCAACCCTTTCTTCCTTCCGAGCTTCTTCTCATTTTCAAATGGG ATTGAAGTGGAGTAGAATTGCACTCAGTAGCAGCAGCGGGCAACGACTTTCAAGTAAG GCAAGGAGCCGTGTCAAGCATAGGACAGCAAACGTCTACGGGCGTCAGGCAAGAGAACGTGTACTTGAG GAAGAGGCCCCTGAAATGGCAGAAGCCACACCatcctttaaaatttttccaggtcAGGCATTTCCATTAGGTGCATCAGAAGTTGATAATGGGATCAATTTTGCCATTTTTTCACAGCATGCGACTGCAGTTACACTTTGCCTATCACTTCCCCAGAG GGGAGAACTTGACATGCTGGCTGGTGGAATGATCGAATTTTCTTTGGACCCTAATCTCAACAAAACTGGAGATATTTGGCACATATGCATTGAG GATTTGCCTCGGAGCAATGTCCTCTATGGTTATCGCATTGATGGTCCCAAAGATTCGGACAAGGGGCATCGGTTTGACAGCAACAATGTTCTTATAGATCCTTATGCAAAGCTAGTAGAAGGTCGTCGAAATTTTGGAGATGCAAAgcataaattatcaaaatttcttGGAACATATGATTTTGATAGCTTGCCTTTTGACTGGGGAGAAGACTACAAGCTCCCAAATATCCCCGAG AGAGAACTTGTCGTATATGAAATGAATGTTCGTGCATTTACAGCTGACGAATCTAGTTGCTTGGATCAAGATATACGGGGCACTTATGCTGGTCTGATAGAGAAG ATCCCACACCTTCTAGAACTTGGAATCAATGCAGTGGAGTTGCTTCCTGTCTTTGAGTTTGACGAGTTTGAGTTTCAAAGGCGCCCCAATCCCAGAGATCACATG atcAATACATGGGGTTACTCGACGATAAATTTCTTTGCTCCTATGAGTCGTTATGGTAGTGGTGGTGGAGGAGCTGTTAGTGCTTCTCGGGAGTTCAAAGAAATGGTTAAAGCCTTGCATGGGGCTGGAATTGAG GTGATTTTGGATGTTGTTTATAATCACACTAATGAAGCTGATGATAAGCATCCTTATACCACTTCATTTCGTGGCATAGATAACAAg GTTTATTACATGGTGGACTTAAACAACAAAGGTCAACTGCTAAACTTCTCTGGCTGTG GGAATACATTCAACTGCAATCATCCTGTTGTCATGGAGCTCATACTTGACAGCTTAAGACACTG GGTTGTTGAATATCACATAGATGGATTTCGGTTTGACCTTGCCAGTGTTCTTTGTCGAGGCACAGATGGTTCTCCTCTTGGTGCTCCTCCACTTATCAGG GCTATTGCGAAAGATGCTACCTTATCAAGGTGCAAAATTATTGCTGAACCTTGGGATTGTGGAGGGCTCTATCTTGTTGGCAGTTTTCCTAACTGGGACAG GTGGGCTGAGTGGAATGGGAAGTACCGTGATGATCTAAGAAGATTTATAAAG GGCGATCCTGGTATGAAAGGAGCATTTGCAACTCGTGTCTCTGGATCTGCTGACCTGTACCGG AAAAATAAACGCAAGCCGTACCATAGTGTTAATTTTGTCATTGCACATGATGGCTTCACCCTCCGTGATCTTGTTTCATACAATTCTAAG CACAATGAAGCCAATGGAGAAGGTGGAAATGATGGAAGCAATGACAACTTTAGTTGGAATTGCGGGTTTGAAG GAGAAACTGACAATGTTGATATTATTGCCCTGCGTTTCCGGCAAATGAAAAACTTCCATTTGGCATTGATGGTATCACGG GGAGTTCCTATGATGCTAATGGGAGATGAATATGGGCATACACGATACGGGAATAACAACAGTTACGGGCATGATACTGCTCTTAATAATTTCCAGTGGCAACaggttaaaatttatcattttttaaataactttGATCTATATAGTACTTGCTTGATGGTATTATTTATGTTGAAACAGTTGAATGCAAGGAAGAGTGACCACTTCAGGTTTTTCTCTGAGGTGATACACTATCGGCAAAAGCATCGAGTATTTTCCCATGAGAATTTTCTCGACAGA AGTGATGTGACTTGGCATGAGGATAACTGGGACAACCCAGACAGCAAATTCCTCGCATTTAC GCTTCATGACAAAGGTGGTGGAGAAATCTATCTGGCATTCAATGCTCATGACTTTTTCGTTAAAGTTTCTATACCCCCAGCGCCACCAAAGAGGCGTTGGTTCCGTGTG GTGGACACCAATCTTGCGTCGCCGGATGATTTTGTGGGTGAAGGAGTCCCTGGAATTGGCAGCACCTATAATGTGGCTCCATACTCTTCCATTCTTCTTGAAGCTAAATAA